One region of Thiomonas intermedia genomic DNA includes:
- the rpoE gene encoding RNA polymerase sigma factor RpoE, which yields MQQDVQSDAVLVQQVQAGQQKAFDLLVAKYQRRIYRLVLRFIRDPALAEDVAQETFLRAYRAIGQFRGESQFYTWLYRIAVNTAKKAISDDIRDPTVSEGDASGHDEETFSPTELLSNHETPESILVSKEIVQTVNAAMESLPEDLRMAITLREIEGLSYEDIAEAMQCPIGTVRSRIFRAREAIAERLRPVIEHKGGKRW from the coding sequence GTGCAGCAAGACGTTCAAAGCGATGCCGTGCTGGTCCAGCAGGTCCAGGCAGGGCAGCAGAAGGCCTTCGACCTCCTCGTGGCCAAGTATCAGCGCAGGATCTACAGGCTGGTGTTGCGCTTCATCCGTGACCCGGCGCTGGCGGAGGATGTGGCGCAGGAGACGTTTCTGCGGGCGTACCGGGCGATCGGTCAGTTTCGAGGTGAGAGCCAGTTTTATACCTGGCTGTATCGCATCGCGGTCAATACGGCCAAAAAAGCCATTTCCGACGACATTCGCGATCCCACGGTGTCGGAAGGCGATGCCTCCGGGCATGATGAAGAAACTTTTAGCCCGACCGAGCTACTAAGCAATCACGAAACGCCGGAATCCATTCTGGTCTCGAAGGAAATCGTGCAAACGGTGAATGCTGCCATGGAGTCGCTGCCGGAAGATTTGCGAATGGCCATCACTCTGCGCGAAATCGAAGGTTTGAGTTATGAGGATATTGCCGAAGCCATGCAATGCCCGATCGGGACGGTGCGTTCGCGCATCTTTCGTGCCCGTGAGGCCATCGCGGAGCGTCTGCGCCCCGTGATTGAGCACAAGGGCGGCAAGCGTTGGTGA
- the era gene encoding GTPase Era produces the protein MTSTPPNSPRRFGTVAIVGRPNVGKSTLLNALVGAKVSITSHKAQTTRHRILGVTTLGASQFAFVDTPGFQTQHMHALNRAMNRTVTGALSEVDLVLWVLEAGKILPQDRTVLEVLPDDRPVIVVVNKLDRITPREKLMPWLAELGQLRPFAEIVPMSAQKKADAPRLLAIMEPYLHEGEWGYEEDALTDRSERFLAAEILREKLFRLTGDELPYTSTVVIEQFAQEGQLRRISAAIIVDRDGHKAMVIGAGGERLKRISTEARQDMQVLFDGPVFLEVWVKTRSGWADDQAAVRAFGYED, from the coding sequence ATGACTTCCACGCCCCCGAATTCCCCGCGCCGTTTTGGTACCGTTGCCATCGTCGGGCGGCCCAATGTCGGCAAGTCCACACTGCTCAATGCGCTGGTGGGCGCCAAGGTGAGCATCACGTCGCACAAGGCGCAGACCACGCGCCATCGCATCCTCGGCGTTACCACGCTCGGGGCTTCGCAGTTCGCCTTTGTCGATACGCCGGGCTTTCAGACCCAGCACATGCATGCCCTCAACCGGGCGATGAACCGCACCGTCACAGGCGCCTTGAGCGAAGTGGATCTCGTGCTCTGGGTGCTGGAGGCAGGAAAAATCCTGCCGCAGGACCGCACCGTGCTCGAAGTTCTGCCCGACGACCGGCCGGTGATCGTGGTGGTCAACAAGCTCGATCGCATCACTCCGCGAGAAAAGCTGATGCCCTGGCTGGCCGAACTGGGGCAGCTTCGCCCGTTCGCCGAGATCGTGCCGATGTCGGCACAAAAGAAAGCCGATGCGCCCCGACTGCTCGCCATCATGGAGCCCTATCTGCATGAAGGCGAGTGGGGCTACGAAGAGGATGCCCTCACCGATCGCAGCGAGCGCTTCCTGGCGGCCGAGATCCTGCGTGAGAAGCTGTTCCGCCTGACCGGCGACGAACTGCCCTACACCAGCACCGTGGTCATCGAGCAGTTTGCCCAGGAGGGCCAACTGCGCCGCATCTCCGCGGCCATCATTGTCGATCGGGACGGACACAAGGCCATGGTGATCGGCGCGGGCGGCGAACGCCTCAAGCGCATCTCCACCGAAGCGCGGCAGGACATGCAGGTCCTGTTCGACGGCCCGGTCTTTCTGGAGGTCTGGGTCAAGACCCGCTCGGGCTGGGCCGACGACCAGGCTGCCGTGCGCGCCTTCGGCTATGAGGACTGA
- a CDS encoding MucB/RseB C-terminal domain-containing protein: MATLPLTPAFAEQPVDRPPLATGPQVSLEAGAPPRQGLEQWLQTVSTAARSLNYSGVFITQRGEEISTSSLVHYVLPQGHFERIETLDGQRRIMVSLNDQVRTSWPDYRLTLIDNQAGQASFPRLLKSTDGEVDRNYKLERGGLERCAGYECRMSTLLPRDDLRWGYRLWSLPDSQLLVKAQTLDADGHVIDQVAFTELKIHVHPRQNLVRESLHQPPGYAVEKMKVVPVSLRSQGWALSSHVPGFKTVGVFRRSMSVGGKSSEVLQWLLSDGLASVSIFVQPAADLAEPVPPEQRVGGTLALSRRIGESWLTVMGAVPERTLRRISDAVVRVQ, from the coding sequence ATGGCGACCCTGCCGTTGACCCCGGCCTTCGCGGAGCAGCCCGTGGACCGGCCTCCGTTAGCGACTGGTCCGCAGGTTTCGCTCGAGGCCGGGGCGCCACCCAGGCAGGGGCTGGAACAGTGGCTTCAGACCGTGAGCACGGCCGCCCGTTCGCTGAATTACAGCGGCGTGTTCATCACCCAGCGCGGGGAGGAGATCAGCACCTCCAGCCTGGTTCACTATGTGCTGCCGCAGGGCCATTTCGAACGAATCGAAACGCTGGACGGTCAGCGTCGCATCATGGTTTCACTCAACGATCAGGTGCGCACGAGCTGGCCCGACTATCGTCTGACCCTGATCGACAATCAGGCTGGACAGGCCAGTTTTCCGCGATTGCTCAAGTCGACTGATGGCGAAGTCGACCGCAACTACAAGCTCGAGCGGGGCGGGCTGGAGCGATGTGCGGGCTACGAATGCCGGATGTCGACCCTTTTGCCCCGGGATGATCTGCGCTGGGGCTATCGGCTTTGGTCGCTCCCGGATTCGCAGCTGCTGGTGAAGGCGCAAACGCTCGATGCGGACGGCCATGTCATTGATCAGGTCGCGTTCACCGAGCTCAAAATTCATGTGCATCCACGCCAGAACCTGGTGCGCGAGAGCCTGCACCAGCCCCCTGGTTATGCGGTGGAGAAGATGAAGGTGGTGCCTGTGAGCCTGCGCTCGCAGGGCTGGGCCTTGTCTTCCCATGTCCCTGGTTTCAAGACCGTTGGCGTCTTCCGCCGCAGCATGTCGGTGGGGGGAAAATCGTCGGAAGTGCTGCAGTGGCTGCTCAGCGATGGTCTGGCTTCGGTCTCGATCTTCGTGCAGCCCGCGGCCGATCTGGCCGAGCCCGTGCCCCCCGAGCAACGTGTTGGCGGCACCCTGGCGTTATCGCGCCGCATCGGCGAGTCCTGGTTGACCGTCATGGGCGCCGTTCCCGAGCGCACGCTCAGACGCATCAGCGACGCGGTCGTGCGCGTGCAGTAG
- a CDS encoding DUF4845 domain-containing protein — protein sequence MKQHDKQRGITLIGLIFWGAILAFFVVIGAQAVPTATEYFAIQKAVDQAAKAGPTVADIRSAYSKMADVDYISSVTAQDLDITKVNDKVVISFAYNKEIHIAGPVYLLIKYAGHSH from the coding sequence ATGAAGCAGCATGACAAGCAGCGGGGCATCACCCTCATCGGGCTGATTTTCTGGGGCGCGATCCTCGCGTTCTTCGTGGTCATCGGCGCCCAGGCTGTACCGACGGCGACCGAGTACTTCGCCATCCAGAAGGCTGTCGATCAGGCGGCCAAGGCTGGACCGACCGTGGCCGACATTCGCTCGGCCTATTCCAAAATGGCCGATGTGGACTACATCTCCTCCGTCACGGCGCAGGATCTCGACATCACCAAAGTCAACGACAAGGTGGTGATCTCCTTCGCTTACAACAAGGAGATCCACATCGCCGGACCGGTGTATCTGCTGATCAAGTACGCCGGGCATTCGCACTGA
- the lepB gene encoding signal peptidase I: METAPSVNFTLLLFILLVVTGAFWFAERWYFAPQRRRAAKAAVAQLQERRSALEKQGLATDGAVATDADIEAARDRLQSQPWWLEWTAGLFPVILVVFLLRSFVAEPFKIPSGSMEPTLVPGDLILVNKFEYGLRLPLLDSRLTPGELPKRGDVIVFRLPKDPRIDYIKRIVGLPGDTVSYENKQLVINGQPVQEKPLSDYFDPGTMTYYKQYMEKLGSHEHRIMINPMAPPYVIGGPDNFPNRDMCHYNAEGFVCKVPAGNYFVMGDNRDNSLDSRYWGFVPERNIIGKAFVVWMNFSAPKNIGLIH, from the coding sequence ATGGAAACCGCGCCCAGCGTCAATTTCACTCTCCTGCTGTTCATCCTTCTGGTCGTCACCGGCGCGTTCTGGTTCGCCGAGCGCTGGTATTTCGCCCCGCAACGCCGCCGTGCCGCCAAGGCAGCCGTCGCCCAGTTGCAGGAGCGTCGTAGTGCCCTCGAAAAGCAGGGACTGGCCACCGATGGCGCCGTGGCCACCGATGCCGACATCGAAGCCGCGCGCGACCGTTTGCAGAGCCAGCCGTGGTGGCTTGAGTGGACCGCCGGCCTGTTCCCGGTCATTCTGGTGGTTTTCCTGCTGCGCTCTTTCGTGGCGGAGCCGTTCAAGATCCCTTCGGGCTCGATGGAGCCGACGCTGGTGCCTGGCGACCTGATTCTGGTGAACAAGTTCGAGTACGGCCTGCGCCTGCCGCTGCTCGACAGCCGTCTCACGCCGGGCGAACTGCCCAAGCGCGGCGATGTGATCGTGTTCCGTCTGCCCAAGGATCCGCGAATCGACTACATCAAGCGCATCGTCGGTCTGCCCGGCGACACCGTGTCTTACGAAAACAAGCAGCTGGTGATCAACGGCCAGCCGGTGCAGGAAAAGCCGCTGTCCGACTATTTCGATCCCGGCACCATGACGTACTACAAGCAATACATGGAAAAGCTGGGATCGCACGAGCACCGCATCATGATCAACCCGATGGCGCCGCCCTACGTCATCGGCGGGCCCGACAACTTTCCGAACCGCGACATGTGCCACTACAACGCCGAAGGCTTCGTCTGCAAGGTCCCGGCGGGCAACTATTTCGTGATGGGCGACAACCGCGACAACTCCCTGGACTCGCGCTATTGGGGTTTCGTCCCCGAGCGCAATATCATCGGCAAGGCTTTTGTGGTGTGGATGAATTTCAGCGCGCCCAAGAACATCGGGCTGATTCATTGA
- the recO gene encoding DNA repair protein RecO, translating to MRTELGAGPVARPLPRTSRRGISVERVQDEPIYVLHSYPWKETSLLLDVFSRRHGRVALVAKGAKRPTSALRAVLLGFQPCHASWSGRGEVRTLTRADWAGGLAPLSGLPLLCGFYFNELLVRLLAREDAHEGLFDAYHAGIAALAQRPQASSAELEPVLRSFEFALLRELGFLPELHLEGSTSEPVLPDAYYRVDPDQGVSACPSSDVQAVRGEVLLALREGPPAEGDIALARTAKTLMRSLLHYHLSGQMLRTRQLLIDLHKL from the coding sequence ATGAGGACTGAGCTGGGCGCCGGGCCGGTGGCCCGACCCCTGCCGCGCACTTCCCGGCGTGGCATCTCGGTGGAACGGGTGCAGGACGAGCCGATCTACGTTCTGCACAGCTACCCGTGGAAGGAAACCAGTCTTCTGCTCGACGTTTTCAGCCGCCGCCATGGTCGTGTGGCCCTGGTGGCCAAGGGCGCCAAGCGGCCGACGTCCGCGCTGCGCGCCGTGCTGCTGGGCTTTCAGCCCTGCCATGCCAGCTGGAGTGGCCGCGGCGAGGTTCGTACCCTGACCCGCGCCGATTGGGCGGGAGGGCTGGCGCCGCTGTCGGGCCTGCCCTTGCTTTGCGGCTTCTATTTCAACGAATTGCTCGTGCGCCTGCTGGCCCGCGAAGACGCCCACGAAGGCTTGTTCGACGCGTATCACGCGGGCATCGCGGCGCTCGCCCAGCGTCCGCAGGCGTCGTCTGCCGAACTGGAGCCGGTGCTGCGCAGCTTCGAGTTCGCGCTCCTGCGCGAGCTCGGGTTCCTGCCCGAGCTGCACCTCGAAGGTTCGACTTCCGAGCCCGTGCTGCCCGATGCCTATTACCGCGTCGATCCCGACCAGGGCGTGTCGGCCTGCCCCTCATCCGATGTCCAGGCCGTCCGCGGCGAAGTGCTGCTGGCGCTGCGCGAAGGTCCGCCCGCCGAGGGCGACATCGCCCTGGCGCGCACCGCCAAGACCTTGATGCGCAGCCTGCTTCACTATCATCTTTCAGGACAGATGCTGCGCACCCGCCAGCTTCTCATTGATCTCCACAAGTTATGA
- the lepA gene encoding translation elongation factor 4 gives MNLIRNFSIIAHIDHGKSTLADRIIQRCGGLSDREMEAQVLDSMDIERERGITIKAQTAALQYTARDGNTYNLNLIDTPGHVDFSYEVSRSLSACEGALLVVDASQGVEAQTVANCYTALDLGVEVVPVLNKMDLPQADPERAKEEIEEVIGIDAGDAIPCSAKTGMGIDDILDAVITRMPPPKGRADAPLRAMIIDSWFDTYVGVVMLVRVVDGSLKKGERFKMMATHAAYNAEQLGVFTPKSVQRDVLCAGEVGFIIAGIKELQAAKVGDTITLEKKLPNNLGPAEEALPGFKEIQPQVFAGLYPTEASEYDQLRDALEKLKLNDAALRYEPEVSQALGFGFRCGFLGLLHMEIVQERLEREFDQDLITTAPSVVYQVMLANGEVIEVENPSKMPDQGRIAEIREPIVTVHLYMPQDYVGPVMTLANQKRGMQLNMAYHGRQVMLTYDMPLAEIVLDFFDKLKSVSRGYASMDYEFKEYRAADVVKVDMLINGDRVDALSIIVHRGQSQYRGRQVAAKMREIIPRQMYDVAIQAAIGANIIARETIKALRKNVLAKCYGGDISRKRKLLEKQKAGKKRMKQIGSVEVPQEAFLAILQVED, from the coding sequence ATGAATCTCATTCGTAATTTTTCGATTATTGCCCACATTGATCACGGCAAATCGACGCTTGCTGATCGCATTATTCAGCGATGCGGTGGTTTGTCCGATCGCGAAATGGAGGCGCAGGTGCTCGATTCGATGGATATCGAACGCGAGCGCGGCATCACCATCAAGGCGCAGACGGCGGCGCTGCAATACACCGCGCGGGACGGCAACACCTACAACCTCAATCTGATCGATACGCCGGGGCATGTCGATTTCAGCTATGAAGTGAGTCGCTCGCTTTCAGCCTGCGAGGGCGCGCTGTTGGTGGTGGATGCCAGTCAGGGCGTGGAAGCCCAAACGGTGGCCAATTGCTACACCGCGCTTGATCTGGGCGTCGAAGTCGTTCCCGTGCTCAACAAGATGGATCTTCCGCAGGCCGACCCGGAGCGGGCCAAAGAAGAGATCGAGGAAGTCATCGGCATCGACGCGGGCGACGCTATCCCCTGCAGTGCCAAGACTGGCATGGGCATCGACGACATTCTCGATGCAGTCATCACCCGCATGCCGCCGCCCAAGGGCCGTGCGGATGCGCCGCTGCGCGCCATGATCATCGACTCCTGGTTCGATACCTATGTCGGCGTGGTCATGCTGGTGCGCGTGGTCGACGGCAGCCTGAAGAAGGGCGAGCGCTTCAAGATGATGGCCACTCATGCGGCCTACAACGCCGAACAACTGGGCGTGTTCACGCCCAAGTCGGTCCAGCGCGACGTGCTCTGCGCGGGAGAGGTGGGCTTCATCATTGCGGGCATCAAGGAGTTGCAGGCTGCCAAGGTCGGCGACACCATCACTCTCGAAAAAAAGCTGCCCAACAACCTCGGCCCTGCCGAGGAGGCCTTGCCAGGCTTCAAGGAAATCCAGCCGCAGGTGTTCGCCGGTCTCTATCCGACCGAGGCCAGCGAATACGACCAGCTGCGCGATGCCCTGGAGAAGCTCAAGCTGAACGACGCCGCGTTGCGCTACGAGCCTGAAGTGAGCCAGGCGCTGGGTTTCGGCTTCCGCTGCGGCTTTCTGGGCCTGTTGCACATGGAGATCGTGCAGGAGCGTCTGGAGCGCGAGTTCGACCAAGACCTCATCACCACGGCGCCCTCGGTGGTCTATCAGGTCATGCTGGCCAATGGCGAGGTGATCGAGGTCGAGAATCCATCGAAGATGCCCGATCAGGGCCGCATCGCCGAAATCCGCGAACCCATCGTCACGGTGCATCTCTACATGCCGCAGGATTACGTGGGCCCGGTGATGACCCTGGCCAACCAGAAGCGGGGCATGCAGCTCAATATGGCCTATCACGGTCGCCAGGTGATGCTCACCTACGACATGCCGTTGGCCGAGATCGTGCTCGATTTTTTCGACAAGCTCAAAAGCGTATCGCGGGGCTATGCCTCGATGGACTATGAGTTCAAGGAGTATCGTGCCGCCGATGTGGTGAAGGTCGACATGCTGATCAACGGCGACCGGGTGGACGCGCTGTCCATCATCGTGCACCGCGGCCAGAGCCAGTACCGCGGTCGTCAGGTGGCGGCCAAGATGCGCGAGATCATTCCGCGCCAGATGTACGACGTCGCCATCCAGGCGGCCATCGGGGCCAACATTATCGCGCGTGAGACAATCAAGGCCCTGCGCAAGAACGTTCTCGCGAAGTGCTACGGGGGGGACATTTCCCGCAAACGCAAACTGCTGGAAAAGCAGAAGGCGGGTAAGAAACGCATGAAGCAGATCGGTTCTGTCGAAGTGCCCCAAGAGGCCTTCCTCGCGATTCTGCAAGTCGAAGACTGA
- a CDS encoding pyridoxine 5'-phosphate synthase, with translation MNPMATAPDAAPLLGVNIDHVATLRNARGGSFPDPVMAAQQAVEAGADIITFHLREDRRHIRDADVERLKAVISAPLNFESALAPEMLDIICRVRPQRVCLVPERRQEVTTEGGLDVVGQFERVREACARLADCGCIVSLFIEPSAQQIEASARAGAPCIELHTGAYANAFDASDAAAQQHEFDRIAAGLKRGRSLGLQTHAGHGLSLQSTPAIAALPEVSELHIGHALIGHAVFVGLKQSVRDFQAAIARAAADARAN, from the coding sequence ATGAACCCAATGGCTACCGCCCCCGACGCTGCGCCGCTGCTCGGGGTGAACATCGACCATGTCGCCACGCTGCGCAACGCGCGCGGCGGCAGTTTCCCCGACCCTGTGATGGCGGCGCAGCAGGCGGTGGAGGCTGGTGCGGACATCATCACCTTCCATCTGCGCGAAGACCGCCGCCACATCCGTGATGCCGATGTCGAGCGGCTCAAGGCCGTCATCTCGGCGCCGCTGAATTTCGAGTCTGCGCTCGCGCCGGAGATGCTCGACATCATTTGCCGAGTGCGTCCGCAAAGGGTCTGCCTGGTGCCCGAGCGCCGGCAGGAAGTGACCACCGAAGGCGGCCTCGATGTGGTCGGCCAGTTCGAACGCGTGCGCGAGGCCTGCGCCCGTCTGGCCGATTGCGGCTGCATCGTGTCCCTGTTCATCGAACCCAGTGCCCAGCAGATCGAGGCCAGTGCGCGGGCCGGAGCGCCTTGTATCGAGTTGCATACCGGTGCCTACGCCAATGCCTTCGACGCCTCGGACGCCGCCGCGCAGCAGCACGAGTTCGACCGCATCGCCGCGGGCCTGAAACGGGGCCGCAGCCTGGGGCTGCAAACCCATGCCGGGCACGGCCTGAGCCTGCAAAGCACCCCGGCGATCGCGGCCCTGCCTGAAGTCAGCGAATTGCACATCGGCCATGCGCTCATCGGTCATGCGGTGTTCGTCGGGCTGAAGCAATCGGTCCGCGACTTCCAGGCGGCGATCGCCCGCGCGGCGGCTGACGCGCGGGCGAACTGA
- a CDS encoding DegQ family serine endoprotease, with amino-acid sequence MAGVAAPAQAAGAAPQQGQQACVACGLPDFTGLVEKAGPSVVNIRTYKKVPVGSGEQMDEQTRELLRRFFGVPIPSPDVPKGGNNGPKDEEEERPTGVGSGFIISPDGYIMTNAHVVDGADEIMVTLTDKREFTAKLIGADKRTDVALVKIDAPSPLPAVQIGDSSKVKVGEWVVAIGSPFGLENTVTAGIVSAKGRDTGDYTPFIQTDVAVNPGNSGGPLIDMRGNVVGINSQIYSRTGGFMGISFAIPIDEAMRVVEQLKKQGYVVRGKIGVQIDSVSRELAESLGLGQARGALVRVVEKGGAAGKAGVQVGDIVTSFNGKPVERANDLPRLVGETKPDTAVPMQVLRMGKTLTLNVRVGEWVMDKKPGTKQGEEPKPEAVSKANALGVKVIDLNDAQKRQLGVSGGVLVEAVRDGAQRDGLRVGDVVMAVGNTAVNSAAHFNALSAQLPVGKQVAVLVRRGDAGLYILLRPQN; translated from the coding sequence ATGGCGGGCGTGGCTGCGCCCGCGCAGGCAGCGGGTGCGGCGCCACAGCAGGGCCAACAGGCTTGTGTAGCTTGCGGACTGCCGGATTTCACCGGGCTGGTGGAGAAGGCCGGCCCGTCCGTGGTCAATATCCGCACCTACAAGAAGGTGCCCGTGGGCAGCGGGGAGCAGATGGATGAGCAGACCCGCGAACTGCTGCGGCGGTTTTTCGGTGTGCCCATTCCGTCGCCCGATGTTCCGAAGGGCGGCAACAACGGCCCGAAGGACGAAGAGGAAGAGCGCCCCACGGGTGTGGGGTCCGGTTTCATCATCAGCCCGGACGGCTACATCATGACCAACGCCCATGTTGTGGATGGCGCGGATGAGATCATGGTCACGCTGACCGACAAGCGCGAGTTCACCGCCAAGCTCATCGGCGCCGACAAGCGCACGGATGTGGCGCTGGTGAAGATCGACGCCCCGTCGCCGCTCCCTGCGGTGCAGATCGGCGACTCCTCCAAGGTGAAGGTGGGTGAATGGGTGGTGGCCATCGGCTCGCCGTTCGGACTCGAGAACACCGTCACGGCGGGCATCGTGAGTGCCAAGGGCCGGGATACCGGTGACTACACGCCGTTCATTCAGACCGATGTGGCCGTGAACCCGGGCAACTCCGGTGGCCCGCTCATTGATATGCGAGGCAACGTCGTCGGCATCAATTCCCAGATCTACAGCCGCACGGGCGGCTTCATGGGGATTTCGTTCGCCATTCCCATCGACGAAGCCATGCGCGTGGTCGAGCAGCTCAAGAAGCAGGGTTATGTGGTGCGTGGCAAGATCGGAGTGCAGATCGACAGCGTGAGTCGCGAGTTGGCTGAATCGCTGGGTCTGGGGCAGGCCCGGGGCGCTCTGGTACGTGTCGTCGAGAAGGGTGGGGCGGCAGGCAAGGCCGGTGTGCAGGTCGGTGACATCGTCACCAGCTTCAATGGCAAACCTGTAGAGCGTGCCAACGACCTGCCCCGTCTGGTGGGTGAGACCAAGCCCGACACCGCTGTGCCCATGCAGGTGCTGCGCATGGGCAAGACGCTGACCCTCAACGTCAGGGTGGGCGAATGGGTGATGGACAAGAAGCCCGGCACCAAGCAGGGCGAAGAGCCCAAGCCCGAGGCCGTCAGCAAGGCCAATGCGCTGGGGGTGAAGGTCATCGATCTCAATGATGCCCAGAAGCGCCAGCTTGGCGTGAGCGGCGGGGTCTTGGTGGAGGCCGTGCGGGACGGGGCGCAGCGCGACGGCCTGCGGGTGGGGGATGTCGTCATGGCGGTGGGCAATACCGCCGTCAACAGCGCGGCCCATTTCAACGCGCTCAGTGCGCAATTGCCCGTCGGCAAACAGGTGGCGGTGCTCGTGCGACGAGGCGATGCCGGCCTCTACATCCTGCTGCGGCCGCAGAACTGA
- the rnc gene encoding ribonuclease III, producing MSTTLEKRLGYSFRDRKLFERALTHRSFGADHNERLEFLGDSVLNLSAAAWLYHQAARQDEGQLSRLRAALVRAETLAEVARTVELGRFLRLGEGELQSGGAQRESILADAVEALLGAIYLEAGFDMAQEVMRRLFASLLESLDADVVRKDAKTQLQEFLQGQRLPLPSYVVLDVRGAAHQQQFKVECAVAALGLKVEGEGDSRRRAEQDAATRMIERIGRGGTKPQRGGNRPVLVDERAQPTAQMESPSAAAPSAPAHNRRQAAARRPSKVSQSP from the coding sequence GTGAGCACGACTTTAGAAAAGCGGCTGGGTTATTCCTTTCGCGACCGCAAACTGTTCGAGCGTGCGCTCACGCACCGCAGCTTCGGGGCGGATCACAACGAGCGTCTGGAGTTTCTCGGCGATTCGGTGCTCAACCTTTCCGCGGCCGCCTGGCTCTATCACCAGGCGGCAAGGCAGGACGAAGGCCAGCTCTCGCGACTTCGTGCGGCGCTGGTGCGCGCCGAGACTCTGGCTGAAGTGGCCCGCACGGTGGAACTGGGCCGATTCCTGCGTCTGGGCGAAGGCGAGTTGCAGAGCGGCGGCGCCCAGCGTGAATCCATCCTTGCGGATGCCGTGGAGGCGCTGCTTGGCGCGATCTATCTCGAAGCCGGATTCGACATGGCGCAGGAGGTGATGCGACGTCTGTTCGCCTCCCTGCTGGAATCGCTGGACGCCGATGTCGTTCGCAAAGATGCGAAGACGCAGCTGCAGGAGTTTCTGCAGGGGCAGCGGTTGCCCTTGCCGAGCTATGTCGTGCTGGACGTGCGTGGGGCCGCGCACCAGCAGCAATTCAAGGTGGAGTGCGCGGTGGCCGCGCTGGGCCTGAAAGTGGAAGGCGAGGGCGACAGCCGCCGCCGTGCCGAGCAGGACGCCGCCACGCGCATGATCGAGCGCATCGGTCGCGGCGGCACCAAGCCGCAGCGGGGGGGCAACCGGCCCGTGCTGGTGGATGAACGCGCGCAGCCGACAGCCCAAATGGAATCACCCAGTGCGGCGGCGCCCTCCGCCCCGGCGCACAATCGCCGTCAAGCGGCCGCGCGGCGGCCGTCGAAAGTGTCTCAATCGCCATGA
- a CDS encoding sigma-E factor negative regulatory protein — MNQDKSREQLSAMMDGEDDFRGLSPQSADFVRAVAADNASRRDWLIYAQIGDVLRSSDLTPLPNEGDFLQRVSAAIAREPIVLQPQPLVASAAGESAQVARHRRPHWSTRMAAGMAAVAGVAVMAWVALPGLQNAGQQAQPASAQRQVLASVGGGSAVGQLPVVDRQGGAALGPSARADLIQADLQTRSAQGGAQIVPVSTQMPMVEYLLAHQQMAGGMMPVAPATLRMAESRQAAPAASH; from the coding sequence ATGAATCAGGACAAGTCGCGCGAGCAACTCTCCGCCATGATGGATGGCGAGGATGATTTCCGCGGGCTGTCGCCACAGTCGGCGGACTTTGTCCGTGCCGTGGCTGCAGACAATGCGTCGCGGCGCGACTGGCTGATCTACGCCCAGATCGGCGATGTCTTGCGCTCCTCCGATCTGACGCCCTTGCCGAACGAAGGCGATTTTCTCCAGCGTGTGAGCGCAGCCATTGCGCGCGAGCCCATCGTGCTCCAGCCGCAGCCCCTCGTCGCATCGGCTGCGGGTGAGTCGGCCCAGGTCGCGCGGCATCGGCGTCCGCACTGGAGCACGAGAATGGCCGCGGGCATGGCGGCGGTTGCGGGTGTCGCGGTCATGGCCTGGGTGGCTTTGCCCGGGCTGCAGAACGCGGGACAGCAAGCTCAGCCCGCATCGGCGCAGCGACAGGTTCTCGCTTCGGTTGGGGGCGGGTCTGCGGTGGGGCAATTGCCCGTGGTCGATCGCCAAGGGGGGGCGGCTTTGGGACCGTCGGCCCGTGCAGACTTGATCCAGGCGGATCTTCAAACCCGCAGCGCGCAGGGCGGGGCCCAGATCGTGCCGGTTTCGACCCAAATGCCCATGGTCGAATACCTTCTGGCGCACCAGCAGATGGCCGGTGGCATGATGCCCGTGGCCCCGGCAACGCTGAGGATGGCTGAAAGCCGCCAGGCTGCGCCAGCCGCGTCGCACTGA